The following coding sequences lie in one bacterium genomic window:
- a CDS encoding phosphoglucomutase/phosphomannomutase family protein: MPPIKFGTDGWRAVIDDDFIPANIEKVIQAFCDWRIAKFPNQKKVIVGFDRRNKSRESAELVASVLAGNGFTVNLSSHYCPTPCVSWMTKVSDAFCGIMITASHNPWNWNGIKFKEDFGGSASPEYTNFIEAQLAVNEKAGRQIEKTPFAVAMSSKQITFFDPKKEYVNQIKSLLDLKAIAASPYKILYDAMHGAGAGYVGCVIGEQSQEMNGDEVLGTVGVNPEPIDKNLSELLSRMKKEKFALALATDGDADRIGAVDENGNFVNSHQIFALLLQHYVEDKKLKGDVVKSLSTSQMINRLCEKYGINCIETPVGFKHICKILAQKNALIGGEESGGISFRDHVHERDGVLNGLMLLNMMAVRKKKLTELVNDLQKVAGTYYYDRYDWHGKAEQMDGVRSRLASFKPQSICGLKVKDVNLADGYKFILEDGSWLLLRSSGTEPLIRIYAETNKKENVQALLGVGRQVVNGE; this comes from the coding sequence ATGCCCCCTATTAAGTTTGGAACCGACGGCTGGAGAGCTGTTATTGACGACGATTTTATCCCTGCCAATATCGAGAAGGTAATTCAGGCCTTTTGCGATTGGCGTATTGCCAAGTTTCCCAATCAAAAGAAAGTGATTGTCGGTTTTGATCGCCGCAATAAATCGCGCGAATCGGCCGAGCTGGTGGCTTCAGTACTTGCCGGTAATGGATTTACGGTGAATTTATCCAGTCATTATTGTCCCACTCCCTGTGTGTCGTGGATGACCAAAGTATCTGACGCCTTTTGCGGTATTATGATTACGGCTTCCCATAATCCCTGGAACTGGAATGGAATTAAATTTAAGGAAGATTTTGGTGGGTCGGCCTCTCCCGAATATACCAATTTTATAGAAGCGCAATTAGCGGTGAATGAAAAAGCTGGCCGTCAGATTGAAAAAACTCCCTTTGCTGTGGCCATGTCTTCTAAGCAAATTACTTTTTTTGATCCTAAAAAAGAATACGTTAATCAAATTAAATCGCTTCTTGATTTAAAAGCCATCGCTGCTTCTCCTTATAAAATTTTATACGATGCCATGCATGGTGCGGGGGCCGGTTATGTAGGTTGTGTGATTGGCGAGCAGTCGCAAGAGATGAATGGTGATGAAGTTCTGGGTACAGTGGGTGTTAATCCCGAACCTATCGATAAAAACTTAAGCGAACTTCTCAGTCGCATGAAAAAAGAAAAGTTTGCGTTGGCGCTTGCCACCGATGGCGATGCCGACCGTATTGGAGCGGTGGATGAAAACGGAAATTTCGTCAATTCACACCAAATTTTTGCTCTTTTGCTCCAGCATTATGTAGAGGATAAAAAGTTAAAGGGTGATGTAGTAAAATCACTTTCTACCTCGCAGATGATTAATCGTTTGTGCGAAAAATACGGCATTAATTGTATAGAAACTCCTGTTGGCTTTAAACATATCTGTAAAATTTTGGCCCAAAAAAATGCGCTGATTGGTGGTGAAGAATCGGGTGGAATTAGTTTTAGAGACCATGTTCACGAACGTGACGGTGTATTAAATGGACTGATGCTTTTAAACATGATGGCTGTGCGCAAGAAAAAGCTTACCGAGCTTGTAAACGATTTGCAAAAAGTAGCTGGAACTTATTATTACGACCGTTACGATTGGCACGGTAAAGCCGAACAAATGGATGGAGTAAGAAGCCGCCTGGCCTCTTTTAAACCCCAGTCAATTTGTGGGCTTAAAGTGAAAGATGTGAATTTGGCCGATGGTTATAAATTTATTTTAGAAGACGGTTCGTGGTTGTTGTTGCG